A genome region from Mycobacterium florentinum includes the following:
- a CDS encoding protoporphyrinogen/coproporphyrinogen oxidase has product MTQHSTAAVIGGGIAGMAAAYELSKAGFHVTVLETRDRVGGRIWTVRKGDFVMDLGTAVYLGTYREAVAMIHEVGLTNEFVETPVIFGMPRQGKQHYLDLAKPIRASLATQVISWPAKIKALRLFADVFKHRASLGYDTYDELAEIDNETVYDYSHRVLNDELARYVSAPLVSGTWVHEDHDTSVALLHWTVRNMLVKSVFNLTSGVAGLPVKLATLVDTKLEHTVTNVTDNGSAVEVTYTTPSSGEQTQTFDTAVIATTAQPALNMYPQMDENHRNLYGTARYHRLGNVSLGFSARPNDPGTFSMVSPYDDPDTIAVIADHNKAPGRAPRGKGLISVLLSPAYLNRTDDRDDDYLVDHALERVKYYYGKLPGDLEEHALFRWPESVPVLDKGRFKRIADFRRKIDRTSRVQFASDLDRIPGLNGGLVSGKEAAARVSAQFADRVPRARLIGTAGT; this is encoded by the coding sequence ATGACACAGCACAGCACCGCGGCGGTAATCGGCGGCGGGATCGCCGGAATGGCGGCCGCCTATGAGCTGTCGAAGGCAGGTTTCCATGTCACGGTGTTGGAGACCCGCGACCGGGTGGGCGGGCGGATCTGGACCGTGCGCAAGGGCGACTTCGTGATGGACCTGGGTACCGCCGTGTATCTCGGGACCTACCGCGAGGCGGTCGCGATGATCCACGAGGTGGGGTTGACCAACGAATTCGTCGAAACCCCAGTCATTTTCGGCATGCCGCGCCAGGGCAAACAGCACTACCTGGACCTGGCAAAGCCGATCCGGGCCAGCCTGGCCACGCAGGTGATTTCCTGGCCGGCCAAGATCAAGGCCCTTCGATTGTTCGCCGATGTCTTCAAGCACCGGGCCAGCCTCGGCTACGACACCTATGACGAGCTTGCCGAGATCGACAACGAGACGGTGTACGACTACAGCCACCGGGTGCTCAACGACGAGCTCGCCCGCTACGTGTCCGCCCCGTTGGTCAGCGGCACCTGGGTGCACGAGGACCACGACACCTCGGTTGCCCTGCTGCACTGGACAGTGCGCAACATGCTGGTCAAGTCGGTGTTCAACCTGACCTCCGGCGTAGCCGGGCTGCCCGTCAAGTTGGCGACGCTGGTCGACACCAAACTCGAGCACACGGTCACCAATGTCACCGACAACGGTTCGGCCGTCGAAGTCACCTACACGACACCGTCATCGGGCGAACAGACCCAAACCTTCGACACCGCGGTCATCGCGACGACGGCGCAGCCCGCGCTAAACATGTACCCGCAGATGGACGAGAACCACCGCAACCTCTACGGAACCGCGCGATACCACCGATTGGGCAATGTGTCGCTTGGGTTTTCGGCGCGACCAAACGACCCGGGGACCTTCTCGATGGTCTCGCCCTACGACGATCCCGACACCATCGCGGTGATCGCCGACCACAACAAGGCGCCGGGCCGGGCGCCGCGCGGCAAGGGCCTCATCTCGGTGCTCCTGTCGCCCGCCTACCTCAACCGGACCGACGATCGCGACGACGACTACTTGGTCGACCACGCGCTGGAGCGGGTCAAGTACTACTACGGCAAGCTTCCTGGTGACCTCGAGGAGCACGCACTGTTCCGCTGGCCAGAATCCGTTCCGGTGCTGGACAAGGGTCGCTTCAAGCGAATTGCCGATTTCCGCAGGAAGATCGACCGAACCTCGCGGGTGCAGTTCGCCAGCGATCTGGACCGCATCCCGGGCCTCAACGGCGGGTTGGTCAGCGGCAAGGAGGCCGCCGCCCGCGTGTCGGCACAGTTCGCCGACAGAGTTCCTCGCGCACGACTCATCGGTACCGCGGGAACCTAG
- a CDS encoding spirocyclase AveC family protein, which yields MLDERPLTATGSVGVDAAGPDPVAAQRTWAKVWIVHGFLWLALIAYCWAMWVVSGDFTPNTLGRGQEPTWYVVLVRCVEVVFGIFITGWILWHFVIGPKLRTGRFSFDGLFFLAGWLMFFQEPWIDWTVYQFQYATTFVNFGSWLSHIPGWSSGNGQLIPVPMVYFTAYLWMCAMSGYAGSRYMTYQRKKDPSRSVFRLIVQTYLVMIVGDFIVELIMTRTGLISYSSTIPWLTLFAGTDHQFPLYEPLSWPGTFIILSCLHFFRDDRGRSWPERGIDKLKFKREGFKTFARFCAIAGAAQLAIFIAFNMPYWFYALHSGPMPKPHIERTWRNGGVCGPTTAFNCPDPKLPISRQSAPDRPELLPERHR from the coding sequence ATGCTCGATGAACGCCCGTTAACGGCGACGGGATCGGTGGGGGTGGATGCGGCCGGCCCGGATCCCGTCGCGGCTCAGCGGACATGGGCGAAGGTCTGGATCGTGCACGGCTTCCTGTGGCTGGCACTGATCGCGTACTGCTGGGCCATGTGGGTCGTCAGCGGCGATTTCACCCCCAACACACTCGGCCGTGGCCAGGAGCCCACCTGGTACGTGGTGCTGGTTCGCTGCGTCGAAGTGGTCTTCGGAATCTTCATCACCGGCTGGATCCTGTGGCACTTCGTGATCGGGCCGAAGCTGCGCACCGGCCGCTTCAGCTTTGACGGCCTGTTCTTCCTGGCCGGGTGGTTGATGTTCTTCCAGGAGCCCTGGATCGATTGGACCGTTTACCAATTCCAGTACGCGACAACGTTTGTCAACTTCGGGAGCTGGCTGTCGCACATACCGGGCTGGAGCTCGGGCAACGGACAGTTGATTCCGGTGCCCATGGTGTACTTCACCGCCTACCTGTGGATGTGCGCGATGTCCGGCTACGCCGGCTCCCGTTACATGACCTATCAGCGCAAAAAAGATCCGTCGCGCAGCGTATTTCGACTCATCGTCCAGACGTATCTGGTCATGATCGTGGGCGACTTCATCGTCGAGCTGATCATGACCAGGACCGGGCTGATCAGCTACTCGTCGACCATTCCGTGGTTGACACTGTTCGCCGGCACCGATCACCAGTTCCCGCTCTATGAGCCGCTGAGCTGGCCCGGGACGTTCATCATCCTCAGTTGCCTGCACTTCTTCCGCGACGACCGGGGCCGCTCCTGGCCCGAACGCGGCATCGACAAACTGAAGTTCAAGCGCGAGGGGTTCAAGACCTTCGCGAGGTTCTGTGCGATCGCCGGCGCGGCACAGTTGGCGATCTTCATCGCCTTCAACATGCCGTACTGGTTCTACGCGCTGCACTCCGGGCCAATGCCCAAGCCGCATATCGAACGGACTTGGCGCAACGGCGGCGTGTGCGGCCCGACGACCGCCTTCAATTGTCCCGATCCGAAACTACCGATCTCACGTCAGTCGGCACCGGATCGCCCCGAGCTCCTACCAGAGAGGCATCGATGA
- a CDS encoding TetR/AcrR family transcriptional regulator, which produces MPTAIKRRPKTNQERVEESTLALIASAIQLFARQGYERTTAVEIGINAGFSRNMVRDRYGSKDALLQSVFDTFADLLLPAMRRERGGTGLDRVLSQLDDLLDAVEREPETMRAMIVLTFETPAALQGFAGWFDGLIAEYEAELADHLAAGQADGSVRNDLDPAREAEVFVSYAIGLCFRSALRHDGYDFAGEIKAWRARLAQQYSV; this is translated from the coding sequence GTGCCCACCGCGATCAAACGCCGACCGAAGACGAATCAGGAGCGCGTCGAGGAGTCGACGCTTGCCCTGATCGCGTCGGCGATCCAGCTGTTCGCCCGGCAGGGCTACGAGCGGACGACGGCCGTCGAGATCGGCATCAACGCCGGTTTCAGCCGCAACATGGTGCGTGACCGCTACGGCTCCAAAGACGCCTTGCTGCAGTCGGTTTTCGATACCTTCGCCGATCTTTTGCTTCCCGCCATGCGGCGCGAGCGCGGTGGCACCGGGCTGGACCGTGTGCTCAGTCAGCTCGACGATCTTCTGGACGCGGTAGAGCGCGAACCCGAAACGATGCGGGCGATGATCGTGCTCACCTTCGAGACACCGGCCGCGTTGCAGGGCTTCGCCGGTTGGTTTGACGGTCTTATCGCGGAGTACGAGGCGGAACTCGCCGACCACCTCGCCGCCGGCCAGGCCGACGGCTCGGTCAGAAACGACCTTGATCCCGCGCGCGAGGCCGAAGTCTTCGTGTCCTACGCGATCGGCCTGTGCTTCAGGTCAGCCCTGCGCCACGATGGCTACGACTTCGCGGGAGAGATCAAAGCCTGGAGGGCCCGCCTTGCGCAACAGTACTCCGTCTAA
- a CDS encoding pyridoxamine 5'-phosphate oxidase family protein, with the protein MEDLAMSPEEVDDFLSGPLTGQLATNGPTIRPLWYQWEGGAFWIISGPWAKLHARVQKDPSVAFCVDVGDFDNGIVKQVIAQGSVQIHDYDVERARRLLYRYLGSDEESWSDSPDDYRGYLRDGGPPGAVFLQLRPTKLTALNFSYARTRTGA; encoded by the coding sequence GTGGAAGATCTCGCCATGTCTCCCGAAGAAGTCGACGACTTCTTGTCGGGCCCGCTCACCGGACAGCTGGCCACCAACGGCCCAACAATCAGACCGCTTTGGTATCAGTGGGAAGGCGGCGCCTTCTGGATCATCAGTGGCCCGTGGGCAAAACTGCATGCGCGGGTACAGAAGGACCCCAGCGTCGCGTTCTGCGTCGATGTCGGCGATTTCGACAATGGGATTGTCAAGCAAGTCATCGCCCAGGGATCCGTGCAGATCCATGACTACGACGTCGAACGTGCTCGCCGACTGCTGTACCGCTACCTGGGTTCCGACGAAGAGTCCTGGTCGGACTCACCCGATGACTACCGAGGCTACCTGCGTGACGGCGGGCCGCCGGGAGCCGTGTTCCTCCAATTGCGGCCGACGAAGCTGACCGCGTTGAACTTCAGCTACGCGCGCACCCGTACCGGAGCGTGA
- a CDS encoding phosphotransferase family protein → MLFPAEQVLKAANREVRQLTTLTDNPGEGSALQCLAVALRLLAIRESGGTGLMRSQIDRLSKCLASVEGLLTPPSLQAQCRALCIMIEENKGAASLGDAEAAWREVIAATQRLAANIAATSDLPQVVRGRIADLFIDWESADLSDLMPGASDDVEAAPETTHERWTAYLRDRFSEPELTVTAFRALAGGFGKQTYLFDVSGKALNGSYILRRDLAIALIGNDCHRIEKEFELIRAVHARGFPAPEALWLDTEHRLLPGGHFLVMRCAAGVAGGTVFEPNSLVPQDLAQTLAELLARLHTMRGLEDFGHLTEMIRPELVNRPLRDVVGTYLTDWRGLFAREAHLPSPAIMALFGWLLDHVPVSDGHPVLLHGDIGFHNFLFDDGRLTAVIDWEFGHLGDPAEDLAYVRNSLGEALDWAAFIRAYRAAGGPVIDERRLHFFQIWGHVRNACAANLVSAKLYARQIDDLKVIALPHLYIPRFLQATQELIRSYEQLSSR, encoded by the coding sequence ATGCTGTTTCCAGCCGAGCAGGTACTGAAAGCCGCGAACCGCGAGGTACGCCAGCTGACCACGCTGACGGATAACCCGGGAGAGGGCTCCGCGCTGCAATGCCTCGCAGTGGCGCTACGCCTGCTCGCCATTCGCGAAAGCGGCGGTACGGGCCTCATGCGGTCCCAGATCGATCGCCTGTCCAAATGTCTAGCGTCGGTCGAAGGCCTCCTAACGCCTCCTTCCCTACAGGCCCAGTGTCGCGCGCTCTGCATCATGATCGAGGAGAACAAAGGCGCCGCCTCGCTTGGCGACGCAGAAGCGGCGTGGCGAGAGGTGATCGCCGCAACTCAGCGCCTCGCGGCGAATATCGCTGCCACATCCGATCTTCCACAAGTCGTTCGCGGCCGGATCGCCGATCTCTTTATCGACTGGGAATCCGCCGATCTCTCGGACCTGATGCCCGGGGCTAGCGACGACGTGGAAGCGGCCCCCGAGACCACGCACGAACGGTGGACCGCCTATCTACGTGATCGCTTCTCTGAGCCGGAGCTTACGGTTACGGCCTTTCGGGCCCTAGCCGGCGGCTTCGGGAAACAGACATACCTGTTCGACGTTTCGGGGAAGGCCCTCAACGGGTCCTACATCCTGCGTCGCGACCTTGCCATTGCGCTTATCGGCAACGACTGTCACCGCATCGAAAAGGAATTCGAACTCATCCGCGCGGTGCACGCGCGTGGTTTCCCTGCACCGGAAGCACTTTGGCTGGATACCGAGCACCGCCTTCTACCTGGCGGACATTTCCTGGTGATGAGGTGCGCCGCAGGTGTGGCCGGGGGCACCGTGTTCGAGCCGAACAGCCTCGTACCGCAAGACCTGGCACAGACCTTGGCGGAACTGTTGGCTCGGCTTCACACGATGCGTGGCCTCGAGGATTTCGGCCACCTGACAGAGATGATCCGTCCCGAGCTTGTGAATCGTCCGCTCAGGGACGTGGTCGGGACATACCTAACTGATTGGCGCGGGCTGTTCGCGAGGGAAGCGCACCTGCCGTCGCCCGCGATCATGGCCTTGTTTGGCTGGCTGCTGGATCATGTGCCAGTGTCGGACGGCCATCCGGTGCTTCTGCACGGGGACATCGGCTTCCACAACTTCCTGTTCGACGACGGCCGCCTCACGGCCGTGATCGATTGGGAATTCGGGCATCTCGGTGATCCCGCTGAAGATCTGGCCTACGTCCGCAACAGTCTCGGCGAGGCACTGGACTGGGCGGCGTTCATCCGCGCCTACCGAGCCGCGGGCGGACCCGTCATTGACGAGCGTCGGCTTCATTTCTTCCAGATCTGGGGGCACGTCCGTAACGCCTGCGCCGCGAACCTGGTCAGCGCCAAGTTGTACGCGAGGCAGATCGACGACCTCAAGGTGATCGCCCTCCCCCACCTTTACATTCCCCGGTTTCTTCAGGCCACGCAAGAACTTATCCGAAGCTACGAACAGCTGTCGAGCCGCTAG
- a CDS encoding DUF7065 domain-containing protein has product MISPADDVFHQRTDDPFWNESAWFGFSIPERTLNGFVYFYHRPNMKYSSGGIAIWDPTGEEMYNCRYYDMGSIFPLDPTWEMYDFGFPNGLHVHCVEPWKTYRLSYGGNSSFYAGAGCELELTWESFLPPHQTGQPEGQQEWAPARQHYEQPGRMKGTVKVDGETFHVDCWSMRDHSWGVRKLVNNTRGYFPWGIASEKSGFQVYAMSDLPPERDPVTDTKLRIAAGWYLKGGRYGSLSNGTCTTTMRRDDGAPMRMEMCGIDSLGREFKAVGNAKAILSTVLYPWMFQWWAQFEWEFDGQICYGEEMDFFPLQHARKFIRSLRA; this is encoded by the coding sequence GTGATAAGTCCCGCAGATGATGTGTTTCACCAACGCACAGACGACCCATTCTGGAACGAAAGTGCATGGTTCGGCTTCAGCATTCCGGAGCGAACCCTCAACGGATTCGTGTACTTCTACCACCGCCCGAACATGAAGTACTCGTCGGGCGGGATCGCGATCTGGGATCCGACTGGGGAAGAGATGTACAACTGCCGGTATTACGACATGGGAAGTATCTTCCCGCTGGATCCGACGTGGGAGATGTACGACTTCGGGTTCCCCAACGGTCTGCATGTGCACTGCGTCGAACCCTGGAAGACGTATCGGCTGAGCTACGGCGGGAACTCCAGTTTCTACGCGGGCGCGGGCTGCGAACTAGAGCTAACTTGGGAGAGCTTCCTGCCGCCACACCAAACCGGGCAGCCCGAAGGTCAACAAGAGTGGGCGCCGGCAAGACAGCATTACGAGCAGCCTGGGCGCATGAAGGGCACGGTCAAGGTGGACGGAGAAACGTTCCATGTCGACTGCTGGTCGATGCGTGATCACTCATGGGGGGTGCGCAAGCTCGTCAACAACACGCGCGGTTACTTCCCGTGGGGGATCGCCTCCGAGAAGAGCGGCTTTCAGGTCTACGCGATGTCCGACCTGCCGCCTGAACGTGACCCGGTAACCGACACGAAGTTGCGCATTGCCGCGGGCTGGTATCTCAAGGGTGGGCGTTACGGTTCACTTTCCAACGGGACGTGCACGACCACCATGCGTCGTGACGACGGCGCCCCGATGCGAATGGAAATGTGCGGGATTGATTCACTCGGGCGGGAGTTTAAGGCAGTCGGCAACGCCAAAGCCATACTCAGTACGGTGTTGTACCCGTGGATGTTTCAGTGGTGGGCTCAGTTTGAATGGGAGTTCGACGGCCAAATCTGCTACGGCGAAGAGATGGACTTCTTTCCCTTACAACACGCCCGGAAGTTCATCCGCTCGTTGCGGGCTTAG
- a CDS encoding MarR family winged helix-turn-helix transcriptional regulator, with product MKAKETKRSGEIFSRTAFLITDVARRYRVTFDQKVRDLNLARTEWWLLRHLYFLEGSTQAELTELMDITKGGMGKVIDRLEKEGLVRRCPDDNDRRSNRIFLTPKTKPLASQLHRLSEQVERRALFPLSDEEIATLDHLLNKMRDGFIEWENEGVEEKVQPKKRNGRSTTRARE from the coding sequence ATGAAGGCAAAAGAGACGAAGCGCTCCGGCGAAATCTTCAGCCGGACTGCGTTTCTGATCACCGACGTCGCGCGCAGATACCGCGTGACGTTCGACCAGAAGGTGCGCGATTTGAACCTGGCGCGCACCGAGTGGTGGCTGCTGCGCCACCTGTATTTTCTTGAGGGTAGTACGCAGGCCGAGCTTACCGAGCTGATGGATATCACCAAGGGCGGAATGGGCAAGGTCATTGACCGGCTGGAAAAGGAGGGCCTCGTTCGGCGGTGCCCTGACGACAACGACCGACGATCTAACCGCATTTTCCTAACGCCCAAGACGAAGCCGCTGGCCTCCCAGCTTCACCGCTTGTCCGAACAGGTCGAGCGACGAGCATTGTTTCCCCTTTCCGACGAGGAGATTGCAACGCTTGACCACCTTCTCAACAAGATGCGCGACGGCTTTATCGAGTGGGAGAACGAAGGGGTCGAGGAGAAGGTGCAACCTAAAAAGAGGAACGGGCGCTCCACCACCCGAGCGCGGGAGTGA
- a CDS encoding phosphotransferase translates to MPDSLVQKLRVAGQLGRIGAHIVNERLRRPKPTTLAEIPPSVDALTPEWLTAALCRGYPGAWVTSVSTASGSDGSTTRRVLAIDYNDVGRQAGLPTSVFTKSTPKFTSRAVTVPSAALTCEALFYDRIRPSLDIEAPRGYYMAVDNRSGRSMFLMEDVASSKGATFGDPTKHYIDRTRAEAIITTLATVHGTLWESPRFGGDLVLVKGAEQWQIDVNETIDFPRRTLIGFDRAADVFPAGFRRRRADVFPATMASLAMHNSAPNTLLHSDVHSRNWYLTPTGGMGLYDWQLISRGIWGLDVAYAVNSALTVDDRRAWERELIELYVDRLHAAGGPALSFDEAWLTYRQQAFHGLVFWLYTIGAGRLQPAMQPDEVSLANLERMTAMIDDLDSFGALQQSAATPAPITYTS, encoded by the coding sequence ATGCCCGACTCCCTTGTCCAAAAGCTGAGGGTCGCCGGCCAGTTGGGGCGCATCGGCGCGCACATCGTCAACGAGCGATTGCGCCGACCCAAACCGACCACACTCGCCGAGATCCCACCATCGGTGGATGCGCTGACGCCCGAATGGCTGACAGCCGCGTTGTGCCGCGGCTACCCGGGGGCATGGGTGACCTCGGTGTCGACCGCCTCGGGCAGCGACGGGTCAACCACCAGGCGAGTGCTGGCTATCGACTACAACGACGTCGGGCGCCAAGCCGGGCTGCCGACGTCGGTCTTCACCAAGTCGACGCCCAAATTCACCTCCCGCGCGGTGACGGTTCCCTCGGCGGCCTTGACCTGCGAGGCGCTGTTCTACGACCGGATCCGGCCGAGCCTCGACATCGAAGCGCCCCGTGGCTACTACATGGCGGTGGACAACAGGTCCGGGCGTTCGATGTTCTTGATGGAGGATGTGGCGAGCAGCAAGGGCGCGACCTTCGGCGACCCGACCAAGCACTACATCGACCGGACTCGCGCCGAGGCGATCATCACCACGTTGGCCACCGTTCACGGAACGCTCTGGGAAAGCCCACGATTCGGCGGCGATCTGGTCCTCGTCAAGGGCGCCGAGCAGTGGCAGATCGATGTCAACGAGACGATCGACTTCCCGCGTCGCACCCTGATCGGCTTCGACCGCGCGGCCGACGTCTTTCCCGCCGGGTTCCGCCGTCGCCGTGCCGATGTTTTCCCGGCGACGATGGCGTCGCTGGCGATGCATAACTCGGCCCCCAACACCCTGCTGCATTCCGATGTACATTCCCGCAACTGGTATCTGACCCCAACAGGTGGCATGGGCCTCTACGACTGGCAGCTGATCAGTCGCGGCATCTGGGGCCTCGACGTCGCCTACGCCGTCAATTCGGCGCTCACGGTGGATGATCGGCGCGCCTGGGAGCGGGAACTGATCGAGTTGTATGTCGACCGGCTTCATGCGGCGGGCGGACCCGCGCTCTCCTTCGACGAAGCGTGGCTGACCTACCGTCAACAGGCCTTCCACGGTCTGGTCTTCTGGCTCTATACGATCGGCGCCGGCCGGCTGCAACCGGCCATGCAACCCGATGAGGTATCGCTCGCTAACCTCGAGCGAATGACGGCGATGATCGACGATCTGGACTCGTTCGGCGCCCTGCAGCAGTCCGCGGCAACGCCGGCGCCGATCACGTATACGTCTTAG
- a CDS encoding TetR/AcrR family transcriptional regulator: protein MAKRNDRSEQILRTAMHLFYERGFDGVGVDLIGEKAGVSGPAIYRYFSGKDEILITLLDEAIDRVLMSTGGQFDDPREELEHLVRGHVQRALEERELMSVWTRERNSIPKAYRSRLSARIKRYIDRWVDCLQACYPNQSREVLNAAVHATHGLIDSTPMWPEKSLRTAGLADMLTGMALQSLEWLGTNASQTTSAPKGTRQKRSSARSA, encoded by the coding sequence ATGGCGAAGCGTAACGACCGTTCAGAACAGATTTTGCGCACCGCGATGCACCTGTTCTACGAACGCGGCTTTGACGGCGTCGGAGTCGATCTCATCGGTGAGAAGGCCGGTGTGTCCGGTCCGGCGATCTATCGCTACTTCAGCGGTAAGGACGAGATCCTGATCACGCTGCTGGACGAGGCGATCGACCGGGTACTGATGTCTACGGGCGGCCAATTCGACGATCCGCGCGAAGAATTGGAGCACCTGGTGCGCGGGCACGTGCAGCGCGCCCTCGAGGAACGCGAACTCATGAGTGTGTGGACCAGGGAACGCAATTCGATCCCCAAGGCATACCGGTCGCGGTTAAGCGCGCGGATCAAGCGTTACATCGACCGATGGGTGGATTGCCTGCAGGCCTGCTACCCGAACCAGTCGCGCGAGGTGCTCAATGCGGCCGTGCACGCGACGCACGGACTGATCGACTCGACCCCGATGTGGCCGGAAAAGTCGCTGCGGACCGCCGGGCTTGCCGACATGCTGACCGGGATGGCTCTGCAGAGCTTGGAATGGTTGGGCACCAACGCGTCGCAGACCACGTCAGCACCGAAGGGCACCCGGCAAAAGAGATCCTCGGCCCGCTCCGCGTAA
- a CDS encoding enoyl-CoA hydratase/isomerase family protein has protein sequence MTSSTSSPDRTPPTADVLVERDETVGIITINRPARLNAVTPEAGDTLRSAFLELEADSRIRAVVLTGAGRGFCAGADISGDVGNAREVLLDSWNPLVLTMRSLQIPIIAAVNGVAAGAGVSLALACDLRVAATSARFELSFAKIGLMPDAGLTWLLPRVVGLGRANEMALLAERLSAPEAHTWGLVNQLAADGQALGDAVAMARRFAELSVSVATIKQAHQRALGTDFADQLKHEAHTQGWLQEQPDFAEATRAFAEKRPAQLTERKPPDQAR, from the coding sequence ATGACATCCTCGACCTCAAGCCCCGACCGTACGCCACCCACGGCCGACGTGCTCGTGGAGCGTGACGAGACGGTGGGCATCATCACGATCAACCGGCCCGCGCGACTCAATGCGGTTACTCCGGAGGCCGGAGACACGTTGAGGTCGGCCTTTCTCGAGTTGGAGGCCGACAGCAGGATCCGTGCCGTCGTGCTCACCGGCGCCGGCCGCGGATTCTGTGCGGGCGCAGACATTTCCGGCGACGTCGGCAATGCCCGCGAGGTACTCCTGGATTCGTGGAATCCGCTGGTGTTGACGATGCGGTCGTTGCAAATCCCGATCATCGCCGCCGTCAACGGTGTCGCGGCCGGGGCGGGAGTGTCGTTGGCACTGGCGTGCGACCTGCGTGTCGCCGCGACGTCGGCACGATTTGAGTTGTCGTTCGCCAAGATCGGGCTGATGCCCGACGCGGGCCTGACCTGGTTGCTTCCCCGGGTGGTCGGCCTGGGCCGCGCGAACGAAATGGCGCTGCTGGCAGAGCGTCTCTCGGCCCCCGAAGCGCACACGTGGGGCTTGGTGAACCAGTTGGCCGCGGACGGTCAGGCACTCGGCGATGCGGTCGCCATGGCCCGGCGCTTCGCGGAACTCTCGGTGAGCGTCGCGACGATCAAACAGGCCCATCAACGGGCTCTCGGGACCGACTTCGCCGACCAGCTGAAACACGAAGCCCACACGCAGGGTTGGCTGCAGGAGCAACCCGACTTCGCCGAAGCGACTCGGGCGTTCGCCGAGAAGCGGCCGGCACAACTGACCGAACGCAAGCCCCCGGACCAAGCCAGGTGA
- a CDS encoding DUF7064 domain-containing protein — translation MVSTKTQTDTHERAFWEEKNLSFQTATAEDDFLHPKFKDSNQSPNLTETQFFGFSVPEENIHALTYLWHHPNLGMVSGGAWVWQGVKQHVLQSELFNWTSFASEDVLAKDLWEYKFDNGYHVQTIEPLKRHRLRYTDEFRGNAFDIETQALMEPMLLQTGMHFEQAVRARGELTLRGKTYTVDCTHVRDRSWGQNRSEQHAPTPPIDWMTGVFSEDFMFGCTAYDHPDLNPDWKGHLQVPGGDPTKGGWICRHGKLIPIVATRKRVTHNASTLAPTAAEMVMTDADGNDYQIRGDVVAANRLAVWPNMDTWVCLARWECEGQVCHGDLQQVQWHDYVRQFLGK, via the coding sequence ATGGTGTCCACCAAGACTCAAACTGATACGCATGAGCGAGCGTTCTGGGAAGAAAAGAATCTGTCGTTCCAGACCGCTACGGCCGAAGACGACTTCCTGCATCCGAAGTTCAAGGATTCGAACCAGTCACCGAATCTGACTGAGACACAGTTCTTCGGCTTCAGCGTCCCGGAAGAAAACATCCACGCGCTGACCTATCTGTGGCATCACCCCAACCTGGGCATGGTCAGCGGGGGAGCCTGGGTGTGGCAAGGCGTCAAACAGCATGTGCTGCAGTCCGAGCTGTTCAACTGGACCTCGTTCGCGAGCGAGGACGTCCTGGCAAAAGACCTGTGGGAGTACAAGTTCGACAACGGCTATCACGTGCAGACGATCGAACCGCTCAAGCGCCATCGGCTGCGCTACACCGACGAATTCCGGGGCAACGCATTCGACATCGAGACCCAAGCCCTGATGGAGCCGATGCTGCTGCAAACCGGCATGCATTTCGAGCAAGCGGTGCGCGCCCGCGGCGAACTCACGTTGCGCGGCAAAACATACACCGTGGACTGCACGCATGTTCGCGACCGATCCTGGGGCCAAAACCGCAGCGAACAGCACGCTCCGACACCGCCGATCGACTGGATGACGGGTGTCTTCAGCGAGGACTTCATGTTCGGTTGTACCGCATACGACCATCCCGACCTCAATCCCGACTGGAAGGGGCACCTGCAGGTGCCTGGCGGCGACCCGACCAAGGGCGGTTGGATATGCCGCCACGGCAAGCTGATTCCGATCGTCGCGACCCGCAAGCGGGTCACCCACAACGCCTCGACACTGGCCCCGACCGCCGCCGAAATGGTGATGACGGATGCGGACGGCAACGACTACCAGATTCGCGGCGACGTCGTCGCCGCGAATCGCCTTGCGGTCTGGCCGAATATGGATACCTGGGTCTGCCTGGCGCGCTGGGAGTGCGAGGGTCAGGTTTGCCACGGCGACCTGCAACAAGTGCAGTGGCATGACTATGTCCGACAGTTCTTAGGAAAGTAG